Proteins encoded in a region of the Chryseobacterium piperi genome:
- a CDS encoding glycosyltransferase family protein codes for MKKILYAYDLVENDNEYMERMVEISKTIENLEVVSSLNEFWKPTTHYNAIVINWPDYLFRWKRNISDSEVEKLQSLLEYYKKCGTKIITVLHDEYAHRSRSENRNLIFDICFQNSNILAHLGEFSQKEYSEKFKNLNIKHKLLYHPKYKYFNFDLNKENVRKAFGFKPKDFIIIVPGGIRHQYEEDYVNKIFNNIKIKHKKLIYLRATHIDKPIKKITSRRFIFFKLKERYIQLFHKRVYKYKFLDSKILSEYFTAADLVILPRIDILNSGNVILGSQFNKLIIGPKIGNINEWLLKFNHISILPSSVDNKSFSETITTEIKHHLENQSKHTEISYITDQLIAQQLSDILFN; via the coding sequence ATGAAAAAAATTTTATATGCCTACGATCTTGTAGAGAATGATAATGAATATATGGAACGTATGGTTGAGATTTCTAAAACAATAGAGAACTTAGAAGTAGTCTCCTCTTTAAATGAGTTTTGGAAACCAACCACACACTACAATGCTATTGTAATCAATTGGCCAGACTATTTATTTAGATGGAAACGTAACATTTCTGATTCAGAGGTAGAAAAACTACAAAGCCTTCTTGAATATTATAAAAAATGTGGAACTAAAATAATCACAGTGTTACACGATGAATATGCACATCGTTCCAGATCAGAAAATAGAAATCTTATTTTTGATATTTGTTTCCAAAATTCCAATATTTTAGCTCATTTGGGTGAGTTTTCCCAAAAAGAATATTCTGAAAAATTTAAAAACTTAAATATTAAACATAAACTATTATATCATCCAAAATATAAATATTTTAATTTTGATTTAAATAAAGAAAATGTACGTAAAGCTTTTGGCTTCAAACCAAAAGACTTCATCATCATTGTCCCGGGAGGCATACGGCATCAATATGAAGAAGATTATGTCAACAAAATTTTCAATAATATAAAAATCAAACATAAAAAACTAATTTACTTAAGAGCAACACATATAGATAAGCCTATAAAAAAAATAACATCTCGTCGTTTCATCTTTTTCAAACTCAAGGAGCGATACATTCAGTTATTTCATAAAAGAGTTTATAAATACAAATTTTTAGACTCCAAAATATTGTCAGAATATTTTACAGCTGCTGATTTGGTTATTTTACCAAGAATTGATATCCTAAACAGTGGTAATGTTATTTTAGGAAGCCAATTCAACAAGCTTATTATTGGTCCAAAAATTGGAAATATTAATGAATGGCTTTTAAAATTTAATCATATTTCTATTCTCCCTAGCTCTGTAGATAATAAAAGCTTCTCAGAAACAATAACAACAGAGATCAAACATCATTTGGAAAATCAATCTAAACATACTGAGATCTCATACATTACTGATCAATTGATAGCACAACAGCTCTCAGATATTTTATTCAACTAA